AAGTTCAACGTATGCACTGCTATCGCCCTTGAACAGCTCTCCGCGCCGTCTCTGAATGTACTCCCTGACTGTGCGTTCCCCGCCCTTGAAGCCATGATCCTCTTGAAGCTTCTTGAAAACGGCTGCAGCATTGCGGCGATCCTTCCTGGGCAGTAATCGGTCTTCAAGCAGCCAAGTGTCAACGATCTCCGCTACAGGATCCATAACTGGCCTCCGCTTGGCTCGGGCGCTGGGCATAGGCTCGTTCCAGTCATCCCGCTGAGCGTATTTTGCTGCCGTCCGCCAACACACGCCGGTCCGTTTAGCAATTGCGCTGATCGATGCCTCTTCGCTTTCATACGCATGCTTGATATACTGTTGTACAGGCATAGCTATCACTCCGTCTTACCTCCCGATTGGACGTAACCTAATCTGAGGAGGTATTCTATACGGCGCGGTGGCTATGCCTTCTTCGCCAGCCGACGTTGTGACATTTTCACCGCCGATCTATGCAATTCCATTATGCCGAAAACACCTTGCGCGGCTTCAAGGAAACTGCCGCCGCCACGGTTGTGGCCGAGATCGGCGATTTCACACGATTTGCTCATCCACAACAGTTGATGAGCTACGCAGGTTTGGTGCCCCGTGAATCCTCGAGTGGCAACAAGGTATGGCGAGGCGCGATCACGAAGACGGGCAATCCCTGCTTGCGGTGGATACTTACGGAAAGCGCGTGGTCGTATAGGTACAAGCCCAGCGTATCTGCCAGCATGGCGAAACGAATGGAAGGCCTAAGTCCACATGTCCAAGCCATAGCATGGAAGGCACAGAACCGGCTTCACAGGAAGTACATGAGACTCCTTTCAAGAGGCAAGAGCCGTCCAGTGGCCTTGATGGCCGTCGCACGAGAGCTTCTGGGATTCATATGGGCTATAGCCCAGCAGGTTAGCCATGAAAGCAATGGCAGCGCGGGACTCGTAGCGTGAACTGATCATTCAGTGACAAGAACCTAACCAAGACCGCAAGGTTTCGGTGGAAGGCGGCCGAAAACCCGGATGCCGGTAAGGAGAACCCTCGGAAAAGTTGTGCACATCGCTCCAAATCGCTATGTGCGAGGTCAGTATGAGGCAGCTCCAGACGGTGGTATTAGTTGCGGTAACCAACCCGCGGATATGAGCATGCCAACCGTCGACGTAAACCGGGTTATCGGCGCGGCCGCCGCCGAAATTCACACTGGGGCTTGACGGCCTCATTCATATGAACTTTTCGGCGCCTACGGTTTGCACTGGTGGTCAAGTTTTAGGTTAGCAT
The sequence above is drawn from the Candidatus Cloacimonadota bacterium genome and encodes:
- a CDS encoding IS110 family transposase; translated protein: MRGFKETAAATVVAEIGDFTRFAHPQQLMSYAGLVPRESSSGNKVWRGAITKTGNPCLRWILTESAWSYRYKPSVSASMAKRMEGLSPHVQAIAWKAQNRLHRKYMRLLSRGKSRPVALMAVARELLGFIWAIAQQVSHESNGSAGLVA